In Accipiter gentilis chromosome 22, bAccGen1.1, whole genome shotgun sequence, the following are encoded in one genomic region:
- the LOC126049218 gene encoding carbohydrate sulfotransferase 9-like → MNQKVLVFLLPNFIFGIFLLGFFCRRQKNLTGAFPDPTVDWLAIQNDRKSTLASVCLKNNFLKLRSKLDSHVANQLFVEHKHKFIYCEVPKVGCSNWKRTIFLLQADLNAEASEIEHDHIHQTSLIKKLGTYPPAIQKEFLNNYTKVMFTRHPLERLVSAYRDKLLHSEPFYSITVANEIKAMFRKNKNSSEKVSFQEFVSFIIAKPPSSLDIHWKPMFLLCDPCNIHYDILGKYETLGLDSEHVLKVIGAPESLHYPSLKRYGSEKRTNGDITLEYLRQLNSEQIKKIKKLYQMDFFLFNYTMKYEDYFSLND, encoded by the exons ATGAACCAGAAGGTGTTAGTTTTCCTTCtcccaaattttatttttgggatatttcttttggggtttttctgtagGAGACAAAAAAACCTAACAG GTGCTTTTCCTGATCCCACTGTAGATTGGCTGGCAATTCAAAATGATCGCAAAAGCACGCTGGCTTCTGTCTGCCTGAAGAATAACTTTCTTAAATTGAGAAGCAAATTAGATTCTCATGTTGCAAACCAGCTCTTTGTGGAGCACAAACATAAATTTATCTACTGTGAGGTGCCCAAGGTAGGTTGCTCCAATTGGAAGAgaactatttttcttctccaagcaGACCTGAATGCAGAAGCTTCTGAAATTGAGCATGATCACATCCACCAAACCTCGCTGATCAAAAAGCTGGGGACTTACCCTCCTGCCATACAAAAGGAATTTCTGAATAATTACACCAAAGTGATGTTCACCAGACATCCTTTGGAACGGCTGGTTTCAGCTTACAGAGACAAACTGCTGCACTCTGAGCCATTCTACAGTATCACTGTCGCTAATGAGATTAAGGCAAtgttcaggaaaaacaaaaattcttctgaaaaagtaAGTTTCCAGGAGTTTGTCAGCTTCATTATAGCAAAGCCGCCTAGTAGTCTTGACATTCACTGGAAACCAATGTTTTTGCTCTGTGATCCTTGCAACATTCACTATGATATTTTGGGTAAGTATGAAACCCTTGGGTTAGATTCTGAGCATGTTCTGAAGGTCATTGGAGCACCAGAGAGCCTACACTACCCCAGCTTGAAGAGGTATGGCTCAGAGAAACGAACTAATGGTGATATCACCTTGGAATATCTCAGACAGTTGAACTCAgaacaaatcaagaaaataaaaaaattgtatcaAATGGATTTTTTCTTGTTCAACTATACTATGAAATATGaggattatttttctctgaatgaCTAA